From Anopheles funestus chromosome 3RL, idAnoFuneDA-416_04, whole genome shotgun sequence, a single genomic window includes:
- the LOC125768014 gene encoding uncharacterized protein LOC125768014, whose product MKYHLVLACIVLCIVTFPHHGNASPKPDFAVPARMTGVASGSLDSTGNVVQNTNRVLNLLDQFQSITETLYGLQTPDLYQLATGFRLVLDSLVESGSPIFQALSNAARLSSGNITTVFDGIRQSINATIALNELHQSAINGTGLLLGTAGVQNISTVLDQLVRNVANLSVALDEIEPTLVEIQQLSRPSQAQVDSLYPRNGIRKFNAILLDYVNIGRTTVPQINAVVNRIRMMDGFIARLTSVTSGLRNYLNSSLIAVNGSVQSGVEQRLQTALRTIRTNFNTGVTAATRKLKLFFLDDLDTVRMEAQNASGLLVKRLSNVTQSLDELVNRTAVIMEGQETEWVMNRTIASVLDLAWRMTLSVTSSLPKADTCFSRFNYEFDKLPRLIYGSLSSCGQQEVRTLQSVASALVGYLGVVQAQLDSETNQYNQCLNGVVPSSSDELKLQRAVCLQGAQRLSYIWGNIVVDNQLKAFEEIMQDEIGYSAERHHQCVRTSYLLMAAEIKNLWSAIANCLN is encoded by the coding sequence ATGAAGTATCATCTGGTTCTCGCTTGCATCGTACTGTGCATCGTCACATTCCCGCACCATGGGAACGCAAGTCCAAAGCCGGACTTTGCGGTACCGGCACGCATGACCGGTGTCGCTAGCGGCAGCCTCGATTCGACCGGAAACGTGGTACAAAACACGAACCGCGTCCTGAACCTGCTTGACCAGTTCCAATCGATCACCGAAACGCTGTACGGTTTGCAAACTCCGGACCTGTACCAGTTGGCGACGGGCTTTCGGCTGGTGCTGGACAGTCTGGTAGAGTCGGGCAGTCCCATCTTTCAGGCGCTCTCGAATGCGGCTCGTCTCTCGAGCGGTAACATAACGACCGTCTTCGATGGAATCCGACAAAGCATCAATGCAACGATTGCCCTGAACGAGCTGCACCAGTCGGCAATCAATGGGACGGGTCTGCTGCTCGGGACGGCGGGCGTACAAAACATCAGCACCGTGCTGGACCAACTGGTGCGTAATGTGGCCAACCTAAGTGTGGCGCTGGATGAGATAGAACCGACACTGGTAGAGATCCAGCAATTGTCCCGTCCGAGCCAGGCACAGGTTGACAGTCTCTACCCGCGGAATGGCATTCGGAAGTTCAACGCCATTCTGCTGGACTACGTCAACATTGGGCGGACTACGGTACCGCAAATCAACGCCGTTGTCAATCGTATCCGCATGATGGATGGTTTCATCGCCCGGCTAACATCGGTAACGAGCGGACTGCGAAACTATCTGAACAGTTCCCTGATCGCCGTGAACGGGAGCGTCCAGAGCGGTGTCGAGCAGCGGCTGCAAACTGCCCTGCGTACAATTCGTACCAACTTCAATACCGGTGTAACTGCGGCTACGAGAAAGCTGAAACTGTTCTTTCTCGACGATCTGGACACCGTTCGGATGGAGGCGCAGAATGCAAGCGGACTACTTGTCAAACGTCTCTCCAACGTCACCCAATCGTTGGACGAACTTGTCAACCGCACGGCGGTAATAATGGAGGGGCAAGAAACGGAATGGGTGATGAATCGTACCATCGCGTCCGTCCTAGATCTGGCCTGGCGAATGACCCTGTCCGTTACCTCATCGCTCCCGAAGGCAGACACTTGCTTTTCAAGGTTTAACTACGAGTTCGACAAGCTACCGCGGCTCATCTACGGTTCACTGTCGAGCTGCGGTCAGCAGGAGGTCCGCACGTTGCAGAGCGTTGCGAGTGCACTCGTCGGGTACCTGGGAGTTGTTCAGGCTCAGCTCGATTCGGAGACGAACCAGTACAACCAATGTTTAAATGGAGTAGTTCCGAGTTCTTCCGATGAGCTAAAGCTCCAGCGTGCCGTTTGTCTCCAGGGTGCCCAGCGACTGTCGTACATCTGGGGTAACATAGTGGTCGATAATCAACTGAAAGCGTTTGAAGAAATAATGCAGGACGAGATAGGTTACAGTGCCGAGCGACATCATCAGTGTGTACGAACGAGCTATCTCTTGATGGCTGCCGAGATAAAGAATTTGTGGAGCGCTATTGCAAACTGTTTGAActaa